One genomic window of Kiritimatiellia bacterium includes the following:
- a CDS encoding HU family DNA-binding protein has product MALTKSQTAAKLAETVGITKKQALAFFEALAHLAYKEAKNSFVIPGIGKLVLVHRKARMGRNPATGEAIKIPAKKVVKFRVAKAAKDAILGSK; this is encoded by the coding sequence ATGGCACTGACCAAGTCGCAGACCGCGGCCAAACTGGCCGAGACCGTCGGGATCACCAAGAAGCAAGCCCTCGCCTTTTTCGAGGCGCTCGCGCACTTGGCCTACAAGGAGGCGAAAAACAGCTTCGTCATCCCGGGGATTGGCAAGTTGGTCCTGGTCCATCGCAAGGCGCGCATGGGCCGTAATCCGGCGACCGGTGAGGCGATCAAAATTCCTGCGAAGAAGGTCGTCAAATTCCGAGTCGCGAAGGCGGCTAAGGACGCGATTCTCGGCAGCAAGTAA